In Panacibacter microcysteis, the genomic stretch CGCATCAAAGATTTCGGACGTTCAAAGATTACCTATAAAGACAAGGTGTTTAAAGACGACAGGTTTGCATTTGCAGACGCAAACATCTTCAGCGTTTTTACTTTGCCAATGGTTGAGGGCGATGCAAAGACTGCTTTGAAAAATGCCAACAGCGTTGTGATAACTGAGTCAACTGCCAGGAAGTATTTTGGTACAGAGAACGCTATTGGCAAAGTAATTACAGTTACCGCACACGATAACCAGCCGTACACCGTAACAGGTGTTATAAAAGATATTCCTGCCAACGCACATTTTCATTTTGATATGTTTGGCGCAATGAGTGGCTGGACAGAGGCTACATCAGATTCGTGGATGTTTGGCGGCTACCATACATACCTGCTCCTGCAACCACATACAGACATTGCAAAAGTGGAAGCACGTTTCCCGGCCATGGTTACAAAATACATGGGCCCGCAAATACAGCAGCAGATGGGGCTAAGCCTTGCGCAGTTTCAGCAGAAGGGTAACTCACTGGGTTTTGTTTTACAGCCGCTCAAAAATATACACCTCGATTCTTATACCACCACTGAGTTTGAACCGGGTGGCAACAAAATGTATGTATACATCTTTGCCGGCGTAGCGCTTTTTATGTTGGTTGTAGCCTGTATAAATTTTATCAATCTTGCTACCGCTGGTGCTACAAAAAGAGCAAAGGAAGTGGGCGTACGCAAAGTAGCCGGTTCTGACAGGTTTCAGCTTATCCGCCAATTCCTGTTCGAATCAGTAGTACTAACCGCAATGGCACTGGTGCTGGCATTTATGCTGGTAAAGATTGCGCTACCCCTGTTCAATGAACTTGCCGGTAAAAATTTGTCATTCGATGTACAACCAGTTCTGGCGTTTATAGCGCTTGGCTTGCTGGTTGGTGTACTTGCCGGTTTGTATCCTGCGTTTTATTTGTCTTCTTTCAAACCTATTGCTGTGTTAAAAGGCAGGCTTGCTACCAATAACAGGTCGTTTGGTTTGCGTAGCGGCCTCGTGGTTTTCCAGTTCTTTATTTCTGTTGGCCTTATCATCGGCACCATTGTGGTCTACCAGCAGATGAAGTATATCCAACACAAAGACCTGGGCTTTAGCAAAGAGCAGCTCATCAGCATTCCAAATTCTTACATGCTGGGTCAGAATGAGCAGGTATTTAAACAACAGTTGCTGCAGGATCCGCGTATTGTTAGTGCCACAACCTCATTTTACAAACCTGTAGGGCCATCGGCTTACAACAATGCACTGGCCTACCCGCAGGGAAATGATAACGCCGTGGTCAATGGCGTGGATTTTCATATCGACGAACAATACATACCAACAATGGGTATGCAAATGATCAGTGGCAGAAATTTTTCCAAAGCATTTTCAACAGATTCGTTGGGCATCATTCTCAACGAAACTGCTGTAAAAAATTTCGGCTGGAACAATACCACCGCGCTAAATAAAATTGTGGTGCGCCAGAACAGCAACAGGGGAAATAACATTCCTTACCACGTTATCGGCGTGGTCAAAAATTTCAACTTCAGATCATTGCATGAAAACATTTCTCCATTGTTTATGACCCTCAACCCTGAAAGTGGTTTGATCTTTAAAATAAAGACCGCTGATGTGCAGGGTTTGCTGGCAACAATGAAAAAGAACTGGGACAGCTATACCACCGAAGAGCCGTTTACCTACAACTTTTTAGATGACATGTTCAATAAGGCCTATGCAACCGAACAAAAAACAGGCGCCATTCTCAACATTTTTTCTATCCTTACCATTTTTGTCGCATGCCTGGGTTTATTTGGTTTGGTAACCTATACGGCCGAGCAACGAACCAAAGAAATAGGCATCAGGAAAGTGCTTGGCGCCAGCGTAGCGCAGGTTACGCAAATGCTTTCAAAAGAATTTCTGAAGCTGGTACTCATCGCATCGCTGGTGGCATTCCCGGTAGCATGGTGGGCAATGAACAAATGGCTGCAAAGCTTTGCTTACCGCATAGAAATAAGCTGGTGGGTTTTTCTTGTTGCCGGTTTTGCTGCATTGCTCATTGCATTGCTTACGGTTAGTTTCAAAGCAGTAAAGGCTGCGCTTACCAACCCGGTAAAAAGTTTAAGAACAGAATAAGCATTCATGAACAGCGAATGATAAAAAATATTACAACAACTTTCAAAGTCTCTGACCTTCGGAGAAGGCGTAGGCGTGAGGTGTATGTACCAAACAGCAGCATAAGCATTAAGCATCGTTGCGTCGCACTCTTGTACTGCTGAAGCGCTATTGGGCAAACGCGAAGATCGAAGCGAAAAACTGAACAAACTATCTGAAGCTGGTTATAATAAACGTGTAAATTTCTAATGCTATGTTTAGAATTTTTTTAAAAACTGCAGTCAGGAATATTAAGAAAAACAAGTTGTACGCAGCCATAAACATATTGGGTTTATCTGTTGGGTTAACAGCCTGTTTACTGATCGGCCTTTACATTCAGCATGAACTGAGTTACGACAAATTCAATGCAAATGCCGACAGGATTGTACGTGCTACCATGGAGTATGGCCAGGCCGGCACAGTAAACACAACAGCCACCACCGGCACCAAAGTAGGCCCCCAGTTTAAAAGAACATTTCCTGCAGTGGAAGAATATGTAAGAACCTATCTCGGGCAAAGCGTGATAAAAAATGGCGATAAAATATTCGAGGAGCCGCGTGTATTGTATGCCGACCCTGCATTTTTCAAAATGTTTTCTTTCAGCATTGTAGCGGGCAATGCAGGCGCTGCATTGGATGCGCCGGATAAGATTGTACTGACAAGGTCAATGGCACAAAAATATTTTGGCAGTGAGAATGCCATTGGAAAAACACTTACAGCGTTGGGTAAATCGTGTACTGTTTCGGCCATATGCGAAGATGCCCCGCAAAACTCACAGATCAGGTTTGATTTTGTTACGCAGTTCCTTAACCTGAGAAATGTAAGCGAAGAGAACTGGTGGACCGCCAACTGGATCACTTATTTTCTGGTAAAAGATGCAGCGTCTGTTGCACCCTTGCAAAAGCAGGTGGAAGCTTACATGAAAACGCCACAGGTAAGAACAGAAGCCGGCCTGGAAGGAGCTTCTTACCTTACCTATCACCTGGAGCCTTTAACAACTGTACACCTGCATTCTGCCCTGCCCGGTTTTGAACCCAATGGCAACATAAGGTATATCTATATGTTTGCGGTGGTTGCATTGCTCATACTGATCATTGCATGCGCTAACTATACAAACCTTGCCACAGCGCAATCTGCTGCGCGTACCGGCGAGATCGGTATGCGTAAAGTGATGGGTGCATCTAAAGCGCAGGTATTTACACAGTTTATCGGAGAGTCTGCTGTAATCACCATTATTGCTGCATTCCTGGCCTTTGCCTTATGTATGGTACTGATACCTTATTTCAACCAGCTTACCGGTAAAGCATTTACTTCGGTAATGCTCTTACAGCCTTCTTCACTCATTGGCCTTGCAGTGTTTGCAATAATGGTCAGCTTTTTTGCCGGGTTGTACCCCGCCATACTTTTATCGGGCACGCAGATTATGAGTGTTCTGAAGAAAGGATTCACTTTTACCGGTGGCAATGGCCTGCTAAGGAAAACGCTGATCGTTGTTCAGTTTGGGGTATCTGTGTTTCTTATCATCTATACCATCATCATTATGCAGCAAATGCACTACATGCAAAATACCAATCTGGGTTATAGCAAAGAGCATGTGGTGGTGTTGCCTGCCACGCAGGGCATGGTAAAAGAATTCGAAGCTTTTAAAAGTGCGTTGCAGCAGGTGAGGGGTGTAGAGAGTGTAACCGCGTCTTACGAAACACCGGAGTATGTTGAATGGGGCGATGGCATAACTGCAACAGATGAAAAAGGCAACCACGAAGTTTCGGTAAATGCAATGCCGGTAGATCTGGATTTTATTAAAACCATGAAAATGCAATTGGTTGCCGGCCGCGATTTCCAGCAATCAGATTTTGCAATGATGGATACAACCAATAACAATACAAATTTCCGGCAGCCTTTCATCATCAATGAAACACTTGCAAAAAAAATTGGCTGGAGTGCAAACAATGCCATCAACAAAACCGTTGAAAAAGGAGTGCCGGGCCCGGTTGTAGGCGTTGTAAAAGATTTTAATTTCAGCAGCCTGCATGACGCCATTGGCCCGCTGCTTATATTTCTCGACAGGGATCTTACACGAGATTTTATCGTTCGCATAAACGGGAACGATATGCAATCTACCATACGGCGCCTGGAAGGCTTATGGAAACAGCGTGTAACAGACAGGCCCTTTACTTACCATTTCCTCGACGAAGACTACAACAAACTGTATCTCGCAGAACAAAGAACATCTGCATTGTTTACCGTTGCAGCAATTATTGCCATTGTGCTTGCAAGCCTTGGCCTGTTTGCGCTTGCGGCTTTTACAACCGTACAGCGTACAAAAGAGATTGGCATACGGAGAATATTGGGTGCAGATATAAAAGGCATCACTTTACTGATTGCCAAAAACTTTATTCAACTCGTGGTGCTGGCAATCATTATCGCCGTGCCGCTGGCATGGTGGGCGGGCAATACATGGCTGCAGGACTTTGCTTTCAGAATTCCTGTAAAGCCTTATGTGTTTGTTATGACCGGTGCTGCAACAATTATCATCGCTTTTTGTACAGTAGGCTATCACTCAGTAAAAGCATCGTTGAGCAACCCGGTGAAAAGCCTGCGCACAGAGTAGCGTGGTGAAGGGTGAATGAGGAAGAAGTTAATTTGATTTTAGAAACAGCAACGCTGGCAGTCCGCATCTTGCTGCATAACGTTCCGGAAGTACAAGGGAGTGACACAACAGGTGCTGAATAGCGGACAGAACGGCCACATACCAATAACTATCATTTCAAATACCTATGTTCAGAAATTATTTTAAAACGGCATGGCGAAACCTGATGAGGCACAAACTTTTTTCCTTCATCAATATTTTCGGGCTTTCCCTCAGTTTGCTCGTGTGCCTGCTTATTATGTCGCAGGTATTGGAAGATCTTAGTTATGATACATTTAGCCCCTATGCCCACAATACGTACAGGGTATTGACTAATATAACCGAACTCAAGAACAAAAAGCAATATCAACTGGCAAGTTCGCCGCTGCCACTTAAGGGCGAGTTGCAGCGGAATGAACAGGTGGTGCAATACGCAACACAACTATATCCTGCATTGAAAGGCAATGCAACATTTGAAGGGAAAAAATTACCCGTCAATGCTGCTTTTACAGATGCATCTTTTTTTAAAGTTTTTGGCTTCGGTTTATTGTCAGGCAATGAAGACGATGCACTTGCCGTTACAAATGGCATTGTGATCAGCAAGGCGACTGCGCAGAAGTTTTTTGGTAATGCAAACCCTGTTGGCAAAACACTTGATTTCGGTAAAATGGGTCTTTACCAGGTTACCGGTGTATTAAAAGATAACCCGGGCAAATCTCACCTCGATTTTGATGCTTATGCTTCTATACTTGCAACAGAACAGTTACGGAAAAGTAATGTGTTGCCGGCCTTAAGTGCTAGCTGGAACACCCTGAACGATGGTTACACTTACGCAGTTGTAAAGCCTGGTATAAGCAGCGCTGCTTTCCAGGGTTTGCTCAGCCGCATTCAACAACGGCCCGAATTGAGATCTGCTGAAGGCAGCATTTCTTTCACTGCGCAACCATTGCTGGATATTGTGCCCGGCAGCGATAATATTTACAACGAAATATCCCGTGGCAATGTGTGGGCAAAGGTACTTACGGTTATAGGCGTAGGATTGATCATTTTATTGGCAGCCTGCTTTAATTACACCAACCTTACCATTGCAAGGGCGCTAACAAGAGCGAAAGAAGTGGGCGTAAGAAAAGTTTCCGGGGCCACAAGAATGCAGGTGTTTATGCAGTACATAGTAGAATCAATGGTTATTGCATTTGCTGCATTGTTCTTTGCATGTTGTTTTATTCCCATATTGCAGCCGGGCTTTCATTTTACTGTGCAACTTATGTTGTTTGCAGGTGTGTTCACGTTTATCACGGCACTGGCAGCGGGCTCTTTTCCTTCCTGGATATTATCTGCTTTCAAGCCTGTACAGGTGCTCAAGAATGTGTCTGTACAAAAATTGTTTGGCAATATTTCCCTGCAAAAAGCTTTGATGATCTTCCAGTTCAGTTTGTCCATTCTTGTAGTGATGTTTTTATCGGTCTATTACCGGCAGTTTAGTTATCTCGGTACAATAGACACCGGCTTTACGGCAGCAAATATTATCACCATTCCGGCCTCCGCCAACGATAAGATTTTTGTAAACGAAATAGCAAAGATCAGCGGCGTTAAAATGTTTAACAGGCAGTCAGATGATTTTGGCATAAGAGGCTCGGGCTCTTTGCAGTTGTTTTTAGATAAACCTGTAAATGGCCAGGGCATAGCTGCTGATTATTACTTTGCCGATGCCGGAACGGTGCCACTGCATGGGTTGAAGCTGGTGGCAGGTTCAAATTTTGATAATGATAATGCCGCTGCTGAGTCTGCTGTTTTGATCAACCGGAAAGCTGTTGCTGTACTGGGTTTTAAAGATGCTGCAGCCGCCATCAACAAAACAGTTTGGCTCAACGATTCTACACAGGTGGCCATAATAGGCGTACTGGCAGACTTTTACGATAAAGGTGCAGCAAGAAATATAAACCCGCTCGTACTAAGGAATAATGAAGCCGGTTATAACTACATCAATATTCTTGTAAATGCCGCAGGTAAAGATAAAACGTTACAAGAAGTATCTCGTGTGTGGAAGACAGTAAACCCGCATGCGCCATTTGAATATGAATGGCTCGATCAAAAAATAGCGGCCCGTGAAAACCAGTCCGGGACATACACGCAAATGGGTTTCCTGGCATTTGTTACCATCAGCATTGCTGCACTTGGCTTACTGGGACTGGTTATTTATACCGTAGAAACAAAACAAAAGGAAATAAGTATTCGCAAAGTAATTGGTGCCAGCGTAAACCAGCTAATGTTCCTGCTTTCAAAAGGGTTTGTAAAACTTATTGTTATTGCAGGTCTTATTGCTACACCGGTTGGTTTAATTTTATCGGTGCTGTTCCTGCAAAATTTTCCAAACAGGGTGAGTATTGGTGCCGGCACCGTATTGGTTGGTTTTATTTTTTTACTGCTCATCGGTCTTGTAACCATTTTGTCGAATACATACCGGGCTTCTTCAGCAAACCCGGTAAAGAACCTGAGAGTGGAATAAAAGCATGATGGGCCCGGCAGAAGAATATGCATGAAGCATCCGTTGCGTCGCACTCTTCAGCGCCTGGAGCTTTATTGAACAGGTGCGAAGATCGCACCGTGCTGAATACAGAGCCGAACGTACAAGTGAGTGACACAACAGGCGCTGAACAGCGAACCATAAGCTGGTAACATCATTAACTAAAATAATCTGTTGCTTATGTTGAGAAACTATTTTAAATCGG encodes the following:
- a CDS encoding ABC transporter permease, which codes for MFRIFLKTAVRNIKKNKLYAAINILGLSVGLTACLLIGLYIQHELSYDKFNANADRIVRATMEYGQAGTVNTTATTGTKVGPQFKRTFPAVEEYVRTYLGQSVIKNGDKIFEEPRVLYADPAFFKMFSFSIVAGNAGAALDAPDKIVLTRSMAQKYFGSENAIGKTLTALGKSCTVSAICEDAPQNSQIRFDFVTQFLNLRNVSEENWWTANWITYFLVKDAASVAPLQKQVEAYMKTPQVRTEAGLEGASYLTYHLEPLTTVHLHSALPGFEPNGNIRYIYMFAVVALLILIIACANYTNLATAQSAARTGEIGMRKVMGASKAQVFTQFIGESAVITIIAAFLAFALCMVLIPYFNQLTGKAFTSVMLLQPSSLIGLAVFAIMVSFFAGLYPAILLSGTQIMSVLKKGFTFTGGNGLLRKTLIVVQFGVSVFLIIYTIIIMQQMHYMQNTNLGYSKEHVVVLPATQGMVKEFEAFKSALQQVRGVESVTASYETPEYVEWGDGITATDEKGNHEVSVNAMPVDLDFIKTMKMQLVAGRDFQQSDFAMMDTTNNNTNFRQPFIINETLAKKIGWSANNAINKTVEKGVPGPVVGVVKDFNFSSLHDAIGPLLIFLDRDLTRDFIVRINGNDMQSTIRRLEGLWKQRVTDRPFTYHFLDEDYNKLYLAEQRTSALFTVAAIIAIVLASLGLFALAAFTTVQRTKEIGIRRILGADIKGITLLIAKNFIQLVVLAIIIAVPLAWWAGNTWLQDFAFRIPVKPYVFVMTGAATIIIAFCTVGYHSVKASLSNPVKSLRTE
- a CDS encoding ABC transporter permease — encoded protein: MFNLYLKTAWRNIKKNKLFSFINVLGLSMGIGLCFIIMLYVQDELSYDRFNEHADNIARVIFKAEVNGGKINESVSMPPVAQTIKKDFPEVQEATRIKDFGRSKITYKDKVFKDDRFAFADANIFSVFTLPMVEGDAKTALKNANSVVITESTARKYFGTENAIGKVITVTAHDNQPYTVTGVIKDIPANAHFHFDMFGAMSGWTEATSDSWMFGGYHTYLLLQPHTDIAKVEARFPAMVTKYMGPQIQQQMGLSLAQFQQKGNSLGFVLQPLKNIHLDSYTTTEFEPGGNKMYVYIFAGVALFMLVVACINFINLATAGATKRAKEVGVRKVAGSDRFQLIRQFLFESVVLTAMALVLAFMLVKIALPLFNELAGKNLSFDVQPVLAFIALGLLVGVLAGLYPAFYLSSFKPIAVLKGRLATNNRSFGLRSGLVVFQFFISVGLIIGTIVVYQQMKYIQHKDLGFSKEQLISIPNSYMLGQNEQVFKQQLLQDPRIVSATTSFYKPVGPSAYNNALAYPQGNDNAVVNGVDFHIDEQYIPTMGMQMISGRNFSKAFSTDSLGIILNETAVKNFGWNNTTALNKIVVRQNSNRGNNIPYHVIGVVKNFNFRSLHENISPLFMTLNPESGLIFKIKTADVQGLLATMKKNWDSYTTEEPFTYNFLDDMFNKAYATEQKTGAILNIFSILTIFVACLGLFGLVTYTAEQRTKEIGIRKVLGASVAQVTQMLSKEFLKLVLIASLVAFPVAWWAMNKWLQSFAYRIEISWWVFLVAGFAALLIALLTVSFKAVKAALTNPVKSLRTE
- a CDS encoding ABC transporter permease; this translates as MRHKLFSFINIFGLSLSLLVCLLIMSQVLEDLSYDTFSPYAHNTYRVLTNITELKNKKQYQLASSPLPLKGELQRNEQVVQYATQLYPALKGNATFEGKKLPVNAAFTDASFFKVFGFGLLSGNEDDALAVTNGIVISKATAQKFFGNANPVGKTLDFGKMGLYQVTGVLKDNPGKSHLDFDAYASILATEQLRKSNVLPALSASWNTLNDGYTYAVVKPGISSAAFQGLLSRIQQRPELRSAEGSISFTAQPLLDIVPGSDNIYNEISRGNVWAKVLTVIGVGLIILLAACFNYTNLTIARALTRAKEVGVRKVSGATRMQVFMQYIVESMVIAFAALFFACCFIPILQPGFHFTVQLMLFAGVFTFITALAAGSFPSWILSAFKPVQVLKNVSVQKLFGNISLQKALMIFQFSLSILVVMFLSVYYRQFSYLGTIDTGFTAANIITIPASANDKIFVNEIAKISGVKMFNRQSDDFGIRGSGSLQLFLDKPVNGQGIAADYYFADAGTVPLHGLKLVAGSNFDNDNAAAESAVLINRKAVAVLGFKDAAAAINKTVWLNDSTQVAIIGVLADFYDKGAARNINPLVLRNNEAGYNYINILVNAAGKDKTLQEVSRVWKTVNPHAPFEYEWLDQKIAARENQSGTYTQMGFLAFVTISIAALGLLGLVIYTVETKQKEISIRKVIGASVNQLMFLLSKGFVKLIVIAGLIATPVGLILSVLFLQNFPNRVSIGAGTVLVGFIFLLLIGLVTILSNTYRASSANPVKNLRVE